The following proteins come from a genomic window of Lytechinus pictus isolate F3 Inbred chromosome 1, Lp3.0, whole genome shotgun sequence:
- the LOC129274609 gene encoding myogenesis-regulating glycosidase-like: MSKGIMLGVKVGILTVAILAAVLCGLLIPDKEDPRRDYLLVFNDDVVEIKNTEDVRMIKGQAGVMFDDSDAQQTQCTKEDSVVECFEWPSVAKLEVRIEEDENVTCHDFQWRASAKNIILQDCYDLDDAHWYGGAAIFDQHWPINEWNEPMTIFGSANMYRNPTWYGSLVERYFVSSKGVGVRVSHNTPLYVSINASNDGMICFRGQHPLDEDSYTAYPNSNNEPPILDYKVCTAKDIVTVHEHMSKRFVKKPSGMPDTRMMRSPVWSTWARYKKFITNDTVLAFAHEIIDNGFNNSQIEIDDGYSYRNFGDFIFDPVKFPDPKGMTDELHDLGFRVTLWITPFANQDTEAWRVGDYNDYWVKDSDGNTAEVFWWNGPRAGMIDVTNPEAVDWFVGRLEQAKEDYGIDSFKFDAGETQYLGSYHTKEPLINPCEYTTKWVQLAGQLGSLIEVRSSFENQGQPTFLRMMDKDSHWGWDNGLKTLVTTALTYSVLGYSYVLPDMIGGNGYPFFSIFPDRELYVRWLQINAFLPAMQYSISPWQYNDTEIVDIALRWTSFHENVITPKMIILAETEYIKEGKPLVRPLWWIAPTDPETFTIDSQFLVGDDMLVAPIVDQYARSRDVYLPAGQWRDMIHNTMHEGRAWLRDVSCELGEIIYYTKQDD, from the exons ATGTCGAAGGGAATAATGCTAGGTGTTAAGGTCGGTATACTGACCGTGGCGATCCTAGCAGCCGTTCTCTGTGGCCTTCTCATCCCCGACAAGGAGGACCCTCGACGCGACTACCTACTTGTTTTCAACGACGACGTTGTCGAGATCAAAAATACTGAAGATGTGAGGATGATAAAGGGGCAAGCCGGAGTGATGTTTGATGACAGTGATGCCCAACAAACACAATGCACGAAGGAAGACtcg GTTGTCGAATGCTTCGAATGGCCTTCGGTTGCCAAATTGGAGGTTCGCATCGAAGAAGACGAGAATGTTACCTGCCACGATTTCCAATGGAGAGCTTCAGCAAAGAACATCATCCTACAAGACTGCTACGATCTCGACGACGCTCACTGGTACGGTGGAGCGGCCATCTTCGACCAACACTGGCCAATCAACGAATGGAACGAACCTATGACTATCTTTGGCTCGGCTAATATGTATCGGAATCCGACTTGGTATGGTTCTCTGGTAGAGCGATACTTTGTGTCTTCGAAAGGTGTCGGTGTAAGGGTGTCCCACAACACACCTTTGTACGTGAGCATCAACGCAAGCAATGATGGTATGATCTGCTTCAGAGGGCAGCATCCTCTCGATGAAGACTCTTATACAGCATACCCCAATTCCAACAATGAACCACCTATTTTGGATTATAAGGTGTGCACCGCCAAAGATATCGTAACCGTCCATGAGCACATGTCAAAGCGGTTTGTGAAGAAGCCATCCGGTATGCCGGATACCCGGATGATGAGATCACCTGTCTGGTCTACATGGGCTCGTTACAAAAAGTTCATAACTAATGATACTGTATTAGCTTTTGCACATGAGATTATTGATAACGGTTTCAACAACAGCCAGATAGAGATAGATGATGGTTACTCTTACAGAAACTTTggagattttatttttgatcCCGTGAAGTTCCCTGATCCTAAAGGAATGACAGATGAGTTACATGATCTCGGCTTCAGGGTCACTCTTTGGATCACGCCATTCGCCAACCAGGATACAGAAGCCTGGAGAGTTGGCGACTACAATGACTACTGGGTGAAAGATTCTGATGGAAATACTGCTGAAGTCTTTTGGTGGAACGGACCACGAGCTGGGATGATCGATGTCACAAACCCAGAAGCTGTTGATTGGTTTGTTGGAAGGCTCGAGCAAGCAAAGGAAGATTACGGTATTGATTCCTTCAAATTCGATGCAGGTGAAACACAGTATCTTGGCAGTTACCACACCAAGGAGCCTCTGATCAACCCTTGTGAGTACACAACAAAGTGGGTTCAGCTCGCAGGACAACTAGGATCTCTGATAGAGGTTAGGTCATCCTTTGAGAACCAGGGACAGCCAACATTCTTGCGTATGATGGACAAGGATTCCCACTGGGGCTGGGACAATGGTCTAAAGACACTCGTCACTACTGCCCTTACATACAGTGTGCTTGGTTATTCTTACGTCTTACCCGATATGATTGGAGGCAATGGGTATCCCTTCTTTTCGATCTTTCCTGATCGTGAACTCTACGTCCGATGGCTGCAGATAAATGCATTCCTCCCCGCTATGCAATATTCAATTTCTCCCTGGCAGTACAACGACACTGAGATCGTTGACATTGCTCTTCGATGGACAAGCTTTCACGAGAACGTCATCACCCCGAAGATGATCATACTCGCCGAGACGGAATATATCAAAGAAGGGAAGCCTCTAGTTCGACCTTTGTGGTGGATAGCGCCAACCGATCCTGAAACCTTCACCATCGATTCACAGTTCCTCGTCGGAGATGACATGCTGGTGGCGCCTATTGTAGATCAATATGCTCGATCACGTGATGTGTATCTTCCAGCGGGCCAATGGAGGGATATGATCCATAATACTATGCACGAAGGGAGGGCGTGGCTTCGGGATGTCAGCTGTGAGTTGGGTGAAATTATTTACTATACCAAACAGGATGATTAA